A section of the Macaca thibetana thibetana isolate TM-01 chromosome 10, ASM2454274v1, whole genome shotgun sequence genome encodes:
- the TRIB3 gene encoding tribbles homolog 3 isoform X2, whose amino-acid sequence MVLKHLAVKNNRMSANSDHFLTPTLQQMRATPLATPAGSLSRKKQLELDDNLDTEHPVQKRARSGPQPRLPPCLLPLSPPPAPDRATAVATTSRLGPYVLLEPEGGGRAYRALHCPTGTEYTCKVYPIHEALAVLEPYARLPPHKHVAQPTEVLAGTQLLYAFFTRTHGDMHSLVRSCRRIPEPEAAVLFRQMATALAHCHQHGLVLRDLKLCRFVFTDCERKKLVLENLEDACVLTGPDDSLWDKHACPAYVGPEILSSRASYSGKAADVWSLGVALFTMLAGHYPFQDSEPVLLFGKIRRGAYALPAGLSAPARCLVRCLLRREPAERLTATGILLHPWLQEDPIPSAPTRSHLWEADQVVPDGPGPDEAREEEGDREVVLYG is encoded by the exons ATGGTACTTAAGCATCTTGCTGTGAAGAACAACAGGATGAGTGCTAATAGTGACCATTTCCTGACACCTACCCTGCAACAG ATGCGAGCCACCCCTCTGGCTACTCCTGCAGGTTCCCTGTCCAGGAAGAAGCAGTTGGAGTTGGATGACAACTTAGACACCGAGCATCCCGTCCAGAAACGAGCTCGAAGTGGGCCCCAGCCCAGGCTGCCCCCCTGCCTGTTGCCCCTGAGCCCACCTCCTGCTCCAGATCGTGCAACTGCTGTGGCCACTACCTCCCGTCTTGGGCCCTATGTCCTCCTGGAGCCCGAGGGGGGCGGGCGGGCCTACCGGGCCCTGCACTGCCCTACAGGCACTGAGTATACCTGCAAG GTGTACCCCATCCATGAGGCCCTGGCCGTGCTGGAGCCCTATGCGCGGCTGCCCCCGCACAAGCATGTGGCTCAGCCCACTGAGGTCCTGGCTGGTACCCAGCTCCTCTATGCCTTTTTCACTCGGACCCACGGAGACATGCACAGCCTGGTGCGAAGCTGCCGCCGCATCCCTGAGCCTGAGGCTGCTGTGCTCTTCCGCCAGATGGCCACCGCCCTGGCACACTGTCACCAGCACGGTCTGGTCCTGCGTGATCTCAAGCTGTGTCGCTTTGTCTTCACTGACTGTGAGAG GAAGAAGCTGGTGCTGGAGAACCTGGAGGACGCCTGTGTGCTGACTGGGCCGGATGATTCCCTGTGGGACAAGCACGCGTGCCCAGCCTACGTGGGACCTGAGATACTCAGCTCACGGGCATCATACTCAGGCAAGGCAGCAGATGTCTGGAGCCTGGGCGTGGCGCTCTTCACCATGCTGGCAGGCCACTACCCCTTCCAGGACTCAGAGCCTGTCCTGCTCTTTGGCAAGATCCGCCGCGGGGCCTACGCCTTGCCTGCAGGCCTCTCAGCCCCTGCCCGCTGTCTGGTTCGCTGCCTCCTTCGTCGGGAGCCAGCTGAGCGGCTCACAGCCACAGGCATCCTCCTGCACCCCTGGCTGCAAGAGGACCCCATCCCCTCAGCCCCAACCAGATCCCATCTCTGGGAGGCTGACCAGGTGGTCCCTGATGGACCGGGGCCGGACGAAgccagggaagaggagggagacagagaagtggTTCTGTATGGCTAG
- the TRIB3 gene encoding tribbles homolog 3 isoform X1 encodes MRATPLATPAGSLSRKKQLELDDNLDTEHPVQKRARSGPQPRLPPCLLPLSPPPAPDRATAVATTSRLGPYVLLEPEGGGRAYRALHCPTGTEYTCKVYPIHEALAVLEPYARLPPHKHVAQPTEVLAGTQLLYAFFTRTHGDMHSLVRSCRRIPEPEAAVLFRQMATALAHCHQHGLVLRDLKLCRFVFTDCERKKLVLENLEDACVLTGPDDSLWDKHACPAYVGPEILSSRASYSGKAADVWSLGVALFTMLAGHYPFQDSEPVLLFGKIRRGAYALPAGLSAPARCLVRCLLRREPAERLTATGILLHPWLQEDPIPSAPTRSHLWEADQVVPDGPGPDEAREEEGDREVVLYG; translated from the exons ATGCGAGCCACCCCTCTGGCTACTCCTGCAGGTTCCCTGTCCAGGAAGAAGCAGTTGGAGTTGGATGACAACTTAGACACCGAGCATCCCGTCCAGAAACGAGCTCGAAGTGGGCCCCAGCCCAGGCTGCCCCCCTGCCTGTTGCCCCTGAGCCCACCTCCTGCTCCAGATCGTGCAACTGCTGTGGCCACTACCTCCCGTCTTGGGCCCTATGTCCTCCTGGAGCCCGAGGGGGGCGGGCGGGCCTACCGGGCCCTGCACTGCCCTACAGGCACTGAGTATACCTGCAAG GTGTACCCCATCCATGAGGCCCTGGCCGTGCTGGAGCCCTATGCGCGGCTGCCCCCGCACAAGCATGTGGCTCAGCCCACTGAGGTCCTGGCTGGTACCCAGCTCCTCTATGCCTTTTTCACTCGGACCCACGGAGACATGCACAGCCTGGTGCGAAGCTGCCGCCGCATCCCTGAGCCTGAGGCTGCTGTGCTCTTCCGCCAGATGGCCACCGCCCTGGCACACTGTCACCAGCACGGTCTGGTCCTGCGTGATCTCAAGCTGTGTCGCTTTGTCTTCACTGACTGTGAGAG GAAGAAGCTGGTGCTGGAGAACCTGGAGGACGCCTGTGTGCTGACTGGGCCGGATGATTCCCTGTGGGACAAGCACGCGTGCCCAGCCTACGTGGGACCTGAGATACTCAGCTCACGGGCATCATACTCAGGCAAGGCAGCAGATGTCTGGAGCCTGGGCGTGGCGCTCTTCACCATGCTGGCAGGCCACTACCCCTTCCAGGACTCAGAGCCTGTCCTGCTCTTTGGCAAGATCCGCCGCGGGGCCTACGCCTTGCCTGCAGGCCTCTCAGCCCCTGCCCGCTGTCTGGTTCGCTGCCTCCTTCGTCGGGAGCCAGCTGAGCGGCTCACAGCCACAGGCATCCTCCTGCACCCCTGGCTGCAAGAGGACCCCATCCCCTCAGCCCCAACCAGATCCCATCTCTGGGAGGCTGACCAGGTGGTCCCTGATGGACCGGGGCCGGACGAAgccagggaagaggagggagacagagaagtggTTCTGTATGGCTAG